A stretch of the Elusimicrobiota bacterium genome encodes the following:
- a CDS encoding porin family protein gives MRRSALLAALLLAAAAAVPPRARAATDEGVVVGSRPGLSLGGRGAYFKPKDAADGSWSGGAQVRLHLGSAFAIEGSADVRQDRFGETVVDIVPVQASLLAYLFPGRPVSPYILGGAGWYYTHISDVSPFGDRTDHRFGPHAGAGLQVWFNRHWSIDGSYRYVWLSAYRSRDASHPLGREIRDRGWMATAALNYHLF, from the coding sequence ATGAGAAGATCAGCCTTGCTCGCAGCCCTGCTCCTCGCCGCTGCGGCCGCCGTCCCGCCGCGCGCCCGGGCCGCGACGGATGAGGGCGTCGTCGTCGGATCCCGCCCGGGATTGTCGCTCGGCGGACGGGGCGCGTATTTCAAGCCGAAGGACGCGGCCGACGGGAGCTGGAGCGGAGGCGCGCAGGTCCGCCTCCATCTCGGGTCGGCGTTCGCGATCGAGGGCTCCGCGGACGTCCGCCAGGACCGCTTCGGCGAGACGGTCGTGGACATCGTCCCGGTCCAGGCCTCGCTGCTGGCGTACCTCTTTCCCGGCCGGCCGGTCTCGCCGTACATCCTCGGCGGCGCGGGCTGGTACTACACCCACATCAGCGACGTCTCGCCGTTCGGCGACCGCACCGACCACCGCTTCGGGCCCCACGCGGGCGCCGGCCTGCAGGTGTGGTTCAACAGACACTGGTCCATCGACGGTTCCTACCGCTACGTGTGGCTGTCCGCCTACCGGTCGCGGGACGCGTCGCACCCCCTCGGGCGGGAGATCCGCGACCGCGGCTGGATGGCCACGGCCGCCTTGAACTATCACTTGTTCTAG